In the genome of Fuerstiella sp., one region contains:
- a CDS encoding alpha/beta hydrolase — protein MATEIEFHDKQKPQTIVSFAGIGDGMGAIQKTEFFRLTEQEFNVLFVKDTNRSWYNSLDIPQIRSYLNDRPVITIGNSMGAFHAAMFAADYPVEKVIAFAVQYSIHPDVVPFDNRYRKFANAISEWKYRQLQFNDTTEYHFISGDGRQEVAHLDLIPNQKNIRKTVIPKAGHKVARKLKDQGRLYTLIEQIL, from the coding sequence GTGGCAACGGAAATCGAATTCCACGACAAACAAAAGCCGCAAACGATCGTGTCGTTCGCTGGGATCGGCGATGGAATGGGAGCAATTCAGAAGACAGAGTTTTTTCGGCTGACTGAACAGGAATTCAATGTCCTGTTTGTCAAAGATACGAATCGGTCCTGGTACAACAGTCTGGATATTCCCCAAATCCGAAGTTATCTGAATGATCGACCGGTCATCACCATCGGCAACAGTATGGGAGCATTTCATGCCGCGATGTTTGCAGCGGATTATCCCGTTGAGAAAGTAATCGCATTCGCGGTTCAATATTCAATTCATCCGGATGTCGTACCGTTCGACAACCGTTATCGAAAATTTGCCAATGCCATCAGCGAATGGAAATATCGCCAGCTACAGTTCAATGACACGACTGAATATCACTTCATCAGTGGTGACGGTCGCCAGGAAGTTGCACATCTCGATTTGATTCCAAATCAAAAAAACATTCGCAAGACCGTGATCCCAAAGGCCGGTCACAAAGTGGCTCGAAAACTAAAAGACCAAGGTCGACTGTATACGCTGATCGAGCAGATTCTATAA
- a CDS encoding SGNH/GDSL hydrolase family protein, which produces MPKWVSKTAVTMVTVALMLLTCEVATRLLARIAHDVSQRDPLIGRRFEPNLNEYIYNYEADAPVLLQTNQVGFRGQHLTVNKMPNVRRVAVLGDSYTASMALPEEQTFCFRLQKLLNEKAGDFQKWEVLNFGMHGSGTGQELALYRHLVRDLKPDIVIVAFGNATDVRDNSKELSTNPIIQYELSDDGRLVQIPQSRGRVRVSNFLNRVSRFYTWQKMKSNTIKQLFHSQSGVERGRHLVYARQEPETYQRAWKLTAEILKAFRDECHEQGADLMLAGLPSAYQVYPDFFRTLVSENTEHLELDPAHPDCRLEKICSRLSIPFRSLTPAFIEKTPSGSHQVESEQLFIGGVTHFNARGSLVAASELASMVSETRIAVKTPNRRL; this is translated from the coding sequence GTGCCAAAATGGGTATCCAAAACCGCCGTAACGATGGTCACCGTTGCCCTGATGCTGCTGACCTGTGAAGTAGCAACACGTTTATTAGCACGTATCGCACATGACGTATCACAGCGAGACCCGCTGATTGGCCGCCGGTTTGAACCCAATCTCAATGAATACATCTACAATTACGAGGCAGATGCTCCCGTTCTGCTGCAGACAAACCAGGTGGGATTTCGCGGTCAGCATCTGACCGTTAATAAAATGCCGAATGTTCGCCGAGTGGCTGTTCTCGGCGACTCATACACCGCATCGATGGCGCTGCCCGAAGAACAAACGTTCTGCTTCCGGTTACAGAAATTGTTGAACGAAAAAGCTGGTGACTTTCAGAAATGGGAAGTGCTGAACTTCGGAATGCACGGTTCAGGAACCGGCCAGGAGCTGGCTTTGTATCGACACCTGGTCAGAGATCTGAAACCCGATATTGTCATTGTCGCATTTGGTAACGCAACTGATGTACGGGACAACAGCAAGGAGCTCAGTACCAATCCCATCATCCAGTATGAACTGAGTGATGACGGCCGGCTTGTACAGATTCCCCAATCCCGCGGGCGAGTACGAGTGTCAAACTTCCTGAATCGCGTGAGCCGTTTCTATACCTGGCAAAAAATGAAGTCCAATACCATCAAGCAGTTGTTTCATTCTCAGTCGGGCGTGGAACGAGGACGTCATCTGGTTTATGCCCGACAGGAGCCGGAGACGTACCAACGCGCCTGGAAACTGACGGCTGAAATCCTAAAAGCATTTCGCGACGAATGCCACGAGCAGGGAGCCGATCTGATGTTGGCGGGCCTGCCATCGGCCTATCAGGTTTATCCTGATTTTTTTAGGACCCTCGTGTCGGAAAATACGGAACACCTGGAACTCGACCCGGCTCACCCTGATTGCCGTCTCGAAAAAATCTGCAGCCGTTTGAGTATTCCTTTTCGGTCCCTCACTCCGGCCTTCATTGAAAAGACACCGTCCGGATCGCATCAGGTGGAATCTGAACAGTTGTTTATCGGTGGCGTGACACATTTCAACGCCCGAGGCAGTTTGGTAGCCGCGAGTGAACTGGCGTCCATGGTCTCGGAAACACGGATTGCCGTGAAAACGCCAAACCGGCGTCTCTAA
- a CDS encoding MBOAT family protein, with protein MHFTSFTYLAFLPLVLLAYRLMPTYGLQNVLLLVASYVFYGWWDYRFCLLMLVSSLVDYTTGAMLHRQKNLRSRKCLLAFSIACNLGLLGVFKYLNFFTESFRELGQLFGMNMSGGTIEIILPVGISFYTFQTMSYTLDIYRRRLKPADNLIDYLAFVSFFPQLVAGPIERASHLLPQLRKARSVSREESAGGVRQILCGFFKKIVIADSVAVFVTAAYVSPADATGPELVLATLLFAFQIYCDFSAYSDIAIGTARLFGIHLMQNFAYPYFSRSMREFWQRWHISLSTWFRDYVYIPLGGNQGSGLIRNRNLLLTFLISGLWHGAAWRFLGWGALHGTALITENSANIGTLHGKRLQEHLLPSLSGLVRMLLTFCVVCLSWVLFRAETISDALMIWKKMVFSITTLTHWNPLWIEYSSRGPLFYTLNMLLVFVLVEWAHRHHPFPLEIGHWPTPLRWPAYTLVLWLIVEHADKTPQSPFIYFQF; from the coding sequence ATGCACTTCACAAGCTTCACCTATCTTGCATTCCTGCCGCTCGTTCTGCTTGCGTATCGGCTGATGCCGACGTACGGGCTTCAGAACGTTCTGCTGCTTGTAGCCAGCTACGTATTTTACGGCTGGTGGGACTATCGATTCTGTCTGCTGATGCTTGTTTCTAGCCTGGTTGACTACACCACCGGGGCAATGCTTCACCGACAGAAAAATTTGCGCTCCAGAAAGTGTCTGCTGGCGTTCAGTATCGCATGCAACCTTGGCCTTCTGGGAGTCTTCAAGTACCTGAATTTTTTCACCGAGAGCTTTCGGGAACTCGGACAACTGTTCGGCATGAACATGTCCGGCGGAACGATTGAAATCATCCTGCCGGTTGGGATCAGTTTTTATACTTTTCAGACAATGAGCTACACGCTGGATATCTATCGACGCCGGCTGAAGCCGGCTGACAACCTGATTGACTATCTGGCATTCGTCTCATTTTTTCCTCAGCTTGTTGCCGGACCAATCGAACGCGCCAGTCACCTGCTGCCGCAGCTCCGGAAGGCTCGCAGTGTGTCCAGGGAAGAATCAGCCGGCGGAGTTCGGCAGATTCTGTGCGGTTTTTTCAAAAAAATCGTCATCGCAGATTCTGTTGCTGTCTTCGTTACGGCTGCCTACGTCAGTCCGGCTGATGCAACCGGGCCGGAACTTGTACTGGCAACTTTGCTTTTCGCGTTTCAAATTTATTGTGACTTTAGTGCCTATTCAGACATCGCTATCGGTACCGCACGACTGTTCGGAATTCATTTAATGCAGAACTTTGCATATCCCTATTTCTCACGAAGTATGCGGGAATTCTGGCAACGATGGCACATTTCACTTTCCACGTGGTTCCGCGATTACGTTTACATTCCACTGGGAGGGAACCAGGGATCCGGTCTGATACGAAACCGCAATCTACTCCTGACGTTCCTGATCAGTGGCTTATGGCACGGAGCAGCCTGGAGATTTCTGGGCTGGGGAGCCCTGCACGGCACCGCGCTCATTACCGAAAACTCGGCAAACATCGGAACTCTCCACGGAAAACGACTTCAGGAACACCTGTTGCCCTCATTGTCAGGTCTGGTACGGATGCTGCTGACATTCTGTGTTGTCTGTCTGAGCTGGGTGTTGTTTCGAGCAGAAACCATCAGTGACGCTCTGATGATCTGGAAAAAGATGGTGTTCAGCATCACAACATTGACTCACTGGAATCCGTTATGGATTGAATACTCATCCAGAGGCCCGCTGTTCTACACACTCAATATGTTGCTGGTGTTCGTACTCGTCGAATGGGCCCATCGTCATCATCCCTTTCCTCTGGAAATCGGACACTGGCCGACACCTCTTCGCTGGCCCGCCTACACGCTCGTCTTATGGCTGATCGTGGAGCATGCTGACAAGACGCCTCAAAGTCCGTTCATCTACTTCCAGTTCTAA
- a CDS encoding DUF4254 domain-containing protein, giving the protein MDVTAILELHSELTECWHASEPVTSGDGFLNIVSRNHLENFNLWHEEDIARCDHLGDERIRLAKRAIDAHNQRRNDLIEEMDRRIVVMLKPPESGCPFNSETPGMMIDRLSILALKRYHMQEEVDRSDAAEEHREKCRTRLDVILRQITDLSTALTDLLCEIQDGKRSFRVYFQFKMYNDTETNPELRRAG; this is encoded by the coding sequence ATGGATGTCACGGCGATTCTGGAACTCCACAGTGAACTGACAGAATGCTGGCATGCTTCAGAACCGGTGACCAGCGGTGATGGGTTTCTGAACATCGTAAGTCGGAACCATCTGGAAAATTTCAATTTGTGGCACGAAGAAGACATTGCTCGCTGCGATCATCTGGGTGATGAGCGTATTCGGCTGGCGAAACGTGCGATTGATGCTCACAACCAGCGCAGAAATGACCTCATTGAGGAGATGGATCGTCGAATCGTGGTCATGCTGAAGCCTCCCGAATCCGGTTGTCCGTTTAATTCGGAAACACCCGGAATGATGATCGACCGTCTGTCGATTTTGGCGCTTAAAAGATACCACATGCAGGAAGAGGTCGACCGTTCGGATGCAGCCGAAGAGCATCGCGAAAAATGCCGGACCAGACTGGACGTCATTCTGCGTCAAATTACGGATCTGAGTACGGCTCTGACGGACCTGCTGTGCGAAATTCAGGATGGCAAACGCAGTTTTCGAGTCTATTTCCAATTCAAAATGTACAACGACACGGAAACGAATCCGGAGCTGCGTCGGGCGGGTTGA
- a CDS encoding glycosyltransferase family 9 protein, producing the protein MQILIIKPSSLGDIICSLPVAQSIRDQMPEAVISWVVKTQFREIVQRCPTVNGEVIEFDRRSGIGGLHEFWKTIRTLRDRRFDAAFDFQGLLRSGLMLRSANCPLKVGSPDARELSRLACDKIVSLPDGGRNTHAIERLLQFLPSIGLDASLRSPVVINGDSVDTIDHRLSRTAPIVMIPNSRGPHKEWPGFPELTTALLEARPDVTVAWDSHLAWEDPVTNNPDRFINLTTRTSLLQMVDLLQRARVVIANDSGPLHIAAALGRPTLGLFGPTSPDRFGPYPLSADRNNALVSSSHRMTGLSVERVLRCVQEILDRDSFASVA; encoded by the coding sequence ATGCAGATTCTCATTATCAAGCCGAGTTCGCTTGGCGACATCATCTGCTCGCTGCCGGTTGCGCAGTCAATCCGGGATCAAATGCCCGAGGCTGTGATTTCATGGGTTGTTAAGACACAGTTCCGGGAGATTGTGCAGCGCTGTCCTACTGTCAACGGCGAAGTGATCGAATTCGATCGTCGCTCCGGAATTGGAGGCCTGCATGAATTTTGGAAGACGATTCGTACTCTGCGGGATCGTCGTTTCGATGCGGCGTTCGATTTTCAGGGGCTACTGCGAAGCGGTCTGATGCTACGGTCAGCCAACTGTCCACTCAAAGTGGGAAGTCCGGATGCACGGGAGCTGAGCCGGCTTGCCTGTGACAAAATTGTTTCGCTGCCGGATGGTGGTAGAAATACACATGCGATTGAGCGGTTACTGCAGTTTCTTCCGTCGATCGGACTTGATGCTTCGCTGCGGTCCCCCGTCGTGATTAACGGTGATTCAGTGGACACCATTGATCATCGCCTGAGTCGTACCGCACCGATCGTCATGATTCCCAACAGTCGAGGACCGCATAAAGAATGGCCCGGGTTTCCCGAACTCACAACCGCCCTTCTGGAAGCACGGCCCGATGTCACAGTTGCCTGGGACAGTCATCTCGCCTGGGAGGACCCGGTGACGAATAATCCGGATCGCTTCATCAATCTGACGACACGAACATCGCTGCTCCAAATGGTGGATCTGCTGCAAAGAGCACGTGTCGTGATCGCAAATGACAGTGGACCGCTTCATATTGCTGCAGCACTTGGCAGGCCCACTCTGGGACTGTTTGGACCAACGTCGCCGGACCGTTTCGGCCCGTATCCCCTGTCTGCGGACAGAAACAATGCGCTGGTTTCATCCAGTCACCGGATGACGGGTCTCTCGGTAGAAAGAGTTCTCCGCTGCGTTCAGGAGATACTCGACAGAGATTCTTTTGCCTCGGTGGCGTGA
- a CDS encoding DUF1501 domain-containing protein: MTVSRYLANQPRCHRTRRECLWQWGGGFAAIPMIEMLTSEGLLADNTSPLKSRIAMPHFTAKAKQVVFFFLNGGPSQVDTFDHKPALKKYEGKEYHRSVQIGSNGRPIGKLTPSHFSFRKHGDSGLEISNLFKNVARHVDDLCVIRSMHADTPTHSPGILQMNSGSIFTGRPSLGSWVNYGLGRLTENLPSYVVMTDHRGGPRGGAAAWTSGFMPAALQGTLFRSQGAPILNLDAPEGITDESQKRGLDLLNRLNRRHLDNRGAQSELAARISSYELAFRMQQGAAEAIDVTSETAETQKLYGLDRKETEYFGRQCLLTRRLLERGVRFVQLYSGGGADSWDAHDDVIDNHGRHSEEIDQPIAALMSDIKRRGMWDDTLFIWGGEFGRTPTSEGTGKPGRDHNHYGFTMWLAGGGVKGGQAIGATDEVGFTAVENRVHVSDFHATILHLLGMDHEHLTYFHEGLDQRLSGVQARRVVHEAVA; encoded by the coding sequence ATGACAGTTTCACGATATCTGGCGAATCAGCCGCGCTGTCACCGAACGCGACGTGAATGTCTCTGGCAGTGGGGTGGTGGCTTCGCCGCCATTCCAATGATCGAGATGCTCACTTCCGAAGGATTGCTGGCAGATAATACCAGCCCGTTAAAATCCCGGATCGCTATGCCGCACTTCACGGCAAAGGCGAAACAGGTTGTCTTCTTTTTCCTAAACGGAGGACCCAGTCAGGTCGATACCTTTGATCACAAGCCGGCGTTAAAAAAGTACGAAGGGAAAGAATATCACCGCAGTGTGCAGATTGGTTCGAATGGCCGCCCCATTGGCAAGCTCACTCCTTCTCATTTTTCATTCAGAAAACACGGTGACAGCGGTCTGGAGATCAGCAACCTGTTCAAAAATGTGGCCAGACATGTGGATGATCTTTGCGTGATTCGCTCGATGCATGCTGACACACCCACACACAGCCCGGGTATTCTGCAGATGAACAGTGGAAGCATCTTTACGGGACGACCCAGCCTGGGGTCCTGGGTCAACTATGGACTCGGCCGTCTGACTGAAAATCTACCCAGCTACGTGGTCATGACGGATCATCGTGGCGGTCCACGCGGCGGAGCAGCGGCGTGGACATCCGGGTTTATGCCGGCAGCACTCCAGGGAACCCTGTTCCGAAGCCAGGGTGCACCGATACTGAATCTGGATGCACCTGAAGGAATCACCGATGAATCGCAGAAACGCGGTCTCGATCTGCTGAACCGACTGAATCGGCGCCATCTGGACAATCGCGGGGCTCAGTCGGAACTTGCGGCACGAATCTCGTCCTATGAACTCGCCTTTCGAATGCAGCAGGGAGCGGCAGAGGCAATCGATGTCACGTCGGAAACGGCTGAGACACAGAAACTTTACGGGCTTGATCGCAAAGAAACTGAATATTTCGGACGTCAGTGTCTGTTGACACGTCGCCTGCTGGAGCGCGGTGTTCGTTTCGTGCAGCTCTACTCGGGCGGGGGAGCGGATTCGTGGGATGCTCATGATGATGTGATTGACAACCACGGTCGGCACAGCGAAGAGATCGATCAGCCGATCGCCGCACTGATGTCGGATATCAAACGTCGCGGCATGTGGGACGACACGCTGTTCATCTGGGGTGGTGAATTCGGGCGAACACCGACCAGCGAAGGAACCGGAAAACCAGGACGGGATCACAATCACTACGGATTCACAATGTGGCTGGCAGGCGGCGGCGTGAAGGGTGGCCAGGCGATCGGTGCCACGGACGAAGTCGGTTTTACGGCGGTTGAGAACCGCGTGCATGTCTCAGATTTTCACGCCACGATCCTGCATTTGCTTGGAATGGATCACGAGCATCTGACCTATTTTCACGAAGGACTCGACCAGCGACTCTCAGGCGTTCAGGCACGCCGCGTTGTGCACGAAGCTGTTGCATGA